In Alphaproteobacteria bacterium, one genomic interval encodes:
- a CDS encoding MFS transporter, translating into MINLGGIGQAFSNPNFRLYTYGSSISLIGTWLQKAAVAWLAWELTKDPKWLGIVVLADLLPAVLSSPFAGVLADRLNRRRMLILLQSLMLVQALVLALLTYTGLINIGLLIGFTVVLGVIMGFNHPTRQSLINSLVRREHLSSAVALTSVIFNTGRVIGPAIAGFVIAAFGSDGAFALNALSFLPMLVALFYMQLPAQEVPVRSAAGFFGDMAAGYRYAARHAGIGPMLLIGLSLALLFRPLTEMIAAYVGQVFMGGPEQLGQLMAAGGLGAVVSGIWLAWRGGGGRGLVNIAVGSILASAAILLAFGFTTNVWVATGLMFLMGVVMTMRGTSTQTLVQMAVDPVMRGRVLSLHTMIFNAGPAIGSFALGLVATWAGLHVPLQVAAAINVVVWGWALSRRRRLIAALEPEGATPGGMPDSGPAAAPTAQTPVVGPARRLPGE; encoded by the coding sequence ATGATCAACCTAGGCGGCATTGGCCAGGCCTTCTCCAATCCCAACTTCCGGCTTTACACCTATGGTTCGTCGATTTCGCTCATCGGCACATGGTTGCAGAAGGCGGCGGTGGCCTGGCTCGCCTGGGAGCTGACCAAAGATCCCAAGTGGCTGGGAATCGTCGTCCTGGCCGATCTGTTGCCGGCGGTTTTGTCCAGCCCGTTCGCCGGTGTGCTCGCCGACCGCCTCAACCGCCGCCGCATGCTCATTCTGCTGCAATCTCTGATGTTGGTTCAGGCGCTGGTCCTGGCGCTGCTGACCTATACGGGGCTCATCAACATCGGTTTGCTGATCGGCTTTACGGTCGTTCTCGGCGTCATCATGGGCTTCAATCATCCGACACGTCAGTCCTTGATCAATTCACTGGTGCGCCGCGAGCACCTGTCCAGCGCCGTTGCCCTGACATCTGTCATCTTCAATACCGGCCGCGTTATCGGTCCGGCCATCGCCGGCTTTGTCATCGCTGCTTTCGGCAGCGATGGTGCCTTCGCCCTCAATGCCCTGTCCTTCCTGCCCATGCTGGTGGCGCTGTTCTATATGCAGTTGCCAGCGCAGGAGGTGCCCGTCCGGTCGGCGGCCGGGTTCTTTGGCGACATGGCGGCGGGCTATCGCTATGCCGCCCGCCACGCCGGGATTGGTCCCATGCTTCTCATTGGCCTTTCTCTGGCCCTGTTATTCCGGCCACTGACGGAAATGATCGCGGCCTACGTGGGGCAGGTGTTCATGGGCGGGCCAGAGCAGCTTGGCCAACTCATGGCTGCGGGCGGGCTTGGCGCTGTGGTCTCGGGCATATGGCTGGCCTGGCGCGGCGGTGGCGGGCGCGGTCTGGTCAATATCGCGGTCGGCAGCATCCTGGCTTCGGCCGCGATTCTTCTGGCTTTTGGTTTTACGACCAACGTCTGGGTAGCGACGGGGCTGATGTTTCTCATGGGCGTCGTTATGACCATGCGCGGGACGTCCACGCAAACGCTGGTACAGATGGCGGTGGACCCTGTTATGCGGGGACGGGTGCTCAGCCTGCACACCATGATCTTCAATGCCGGCCCGGCCATCGGCTCGTTCGCACTTGGCCTGGTCGCGACCTGGGCCGGTCTGCATGTGCCGTTGCAAGTGGCGGCCGCTATCAATGTGGTTGTATGGGGCTGGGCGCTGAGCCGCCGCCGTCGCCTGATCGCTGCGCTGGAGCCTGAAGGGGCAACTCCGGGCGGGATGCCTGACAGCGGCCCGGCCGCCGCGCCGACGGCGCAGACGCCGGTCGTCGGCCCGGCGCGGCGTTTGCCCGGAGAATAG
- a CDS encoding helix-turn-helix domain-containing protein produces the protein MPESEFPDIRALHLFADMAEENFRGLLRGVYVQNFPPQIDLIEEGDPSDFLHVVLSGSVELYSSWNGRETSMATVHPVSTFILAATIKGAPYLMSARTLEKSRIALVPSQDVRRIFDKDANFARAIVTELAQCYRSVVKNTKDLKLRTSHERLANYLLRQQRHAGGGAEFDLPFEKRLLASFLGMTPENLSRAFKVLQPYGVQVSGNRVAITDEQDLEQFAKPNQLIDDYST, from the coding sequence ATGCCCGAGTCGGAATTCCCGGACATCCGGGCGCTACATCTTTTTGCCGACATGGCGGAAGAGAACTTCCGCGGACTGCTGCGTGGTGTCTACGTTCAGAACTTCCCGCCCCAAATCGACCTGATCGAAGAGGGCGACCCGAGCGATTTCCTGCATGTCGTGCTGTCGGGATCCGTAGAACTCTACTCGTCTTGGAACGGACGAGAGACCAGCATGGCAACCGTGCACCCTGTTTCAACCTTTATCCTCGCTGCCACGATCAAGGGCGCGCCATACCTCATGTCGGCGCGAACGCTTGAGAAAAGTCGCATCGCACTTGTACCCAGTCAGGATGTACGGCGGATCTTCGACAAGGATGCCAATTTCGCCCGTGCCATCGTGACGGAACTGGCCCAATGCTACCGGTCCGTTGTCAAGAACACGAAGGACCTCAAGCTTCGCACCTCGCACGAGCGACTGGCGAATTACCTATTGCGGCAACAAAGGCACGCAGGCGGAGGAGCTGAGTTTGACCTACCCTTCGAGAAACGCCTACTTGCATCGTTCCTCGGGATGACGCCCGAAAACCTCAGCCGTGCGTTCAAGGTCCTTCAGCCATATGGCGTACAGGTTAGTGGCAACCGGGTCGCAATCACCGACGAGCAAGACCTCGAGCAATTTGCAAAGCCGAATCAGCTCATCGACGATTACTCGACGTAG
- a CDS encoding universal stress protein gives MEIMIAYDHSRNARIALDAVQQMFGPLKPSITLVSVVEDIGSATSDADELFTEQYQEQKAGVEAAAAELMAAGLEAKVMIAEGDARKMILRATEERQPDLLVMARHSHQADGGALNFITKRLDAIAEEFDHMTFGSVSAFLARRAKCPILIIPSHVLAPSKQAAE, from the coding sequence ATGGAAATCATGATTGCGTACGACCACTCGCGCAACGCGCGGATTGCGCTCGACGCAGTTCAACAGATGTTCGGGCCGTTGAAGCCCAGCATTACGCTGGTCTCGGTCGTGGAAGACATCGGCAGCGCCACATCCGACGCGGACGAGCTATTCACAGAACAGTACCAGGAACAGAAAGCGGGCGTCGAAGCAGCGGCCGCAGAGCTCATGGCTGCCGGCCTCGAGGCCAAGGTCATGATCGCCGAGGGCGACGCACGCAAGATGATCCTGCGCGCCACCGAGGAAAGGCAACCCGACCTTTTGGTCATGGCCCGCCACAGCCACCAGGCAGATGGCGGCGCGCTGAACTTCATCACCAAACGGCTCGACGCCATAGCCGAAGAATTCGACCACATGACCTTCGGGTCGGTCTCAGCCTTTCTCGCGCGGCGCGCGAAATGCCCGATCCTCATCATTCCCTCCCACGTCCTGGCACCTTCAAAGCAAGCGGCCGAATAG
- a CDS encoding MFS transporter, whose protein sequence is MKISSLVRVHDPAIRALHLTWIAFFITFYVWFNMAPLASSMLASNDWLTRDDIRLFAIANVALTIPARILIGMALDKWGPRRVFSLLMIVMAIPTLFFAFGDTKMQLFVSRLVLSSVGAGFVVGIHMTALWFKPRDIGFAEGFYAGWGNFGSAAAAMTIPTVALVLFGGDDGWRYAIATSGVIMAAYGVFYWFAITDGPTADTHKKARKTGALEVSTYRDLALLVVFTVPLIGILSILVYRVQRMGYIDGFVATICYASIATLVIYQVWQVLRVNLPILRKGVPKDDRYPFSSVAALNTTYFANFGAELAVVSMLPMFFQETWGLTPVTAGLIAASFAFINLVARPMGGLVSDRMGNRRFVMLAYMLGIAIGFALMGLLNSAWPLIIAIAITIACSFFVQGAEGATFGIIPSIKRRVTGQVAGMAGAYGNVGAVFYLFIFMFVDASTFFFIISAGALASWLICYFWLKEPEGGFDEEYVLSSVDEAIAAQAARKKETEAELALIFAGSERVALAEKADSLTVTARFRDLDDLRAALSRLGPKSGGQPAEPAE, encoded by the coding sequence ATGAAAATCTCCAGTCTTGTCCGGGTTCACGATCCCGCCATTCGGGCACTGCATCTGACCTGGATCGCGTTCTTCATCACCTTCTATGTGTGGTTCAACATGGCGCCGCTGGCATCGTCGATGCTGGCGTCAAATGATTGGTTGACGCGCGACGACATTCGACTGTTCGCCATCGCAAACGTGGCGCTCACTATACCGGCCCGAATTCTCATCGGCATGGCACTCGACAAATGGGGCCCGCGGCGGGTGTTCTCGTTGTTGATGATCGTCATGGCCATTCCGACGTTGTTCTTCGCCTTCGGCGATACCAAGATGCAGCTCTTTGTCTCGCGCCTGGTTCTGTCGTCGGTTGGTGCCGGCTTCGTCGTCGGCATTCACATGACCGCGCTCTGGTTCAAGCCTCGCGACATCGGTTTTGCCGAGGGCTTCTATGCCGGTTGGGGCAATTTCGGTTCCGCGGCGGCCGCGATGACCATCCCCACGGTGGCACTGGTCCTTTTTGGCGGTGATGACGGATGGCGCTACGCCATCGCGACCTCCGGTGTGATCATGGCGGCCTACGGGGTCTTCTACTGGTTCGCCATCACCGACGGGCCGACCGCTGACACCCACAAAAAGGCCCGCAAGACCGGTGCGCTTGAGGTCTCGACATACCGCGATCTTGCCCTGCTGGTTGTCTTCACGGTGCCGCTGATCGGGATTCTGTCAATCCTTGTCTACCGTGTGCAGAGGATGGGCTATATCGATGGCTTCGTCGCGACAATCTGCTACGCCTCCATCGCGACTCTGGTCATCTACCAGGTCTGGCAGGTCCTGCGCGTCAATCTTCCGATCTTGCGCAAGGGCGTACCCAAGGACGACCGCTATCCGTTCAGCTCGGTCGCGGCGCTCAACACCACCTATTTCGCCAATTTTGGCGCTGAGCTGGCCGTGGTTTCCATGTTGCCGATGTTCTTCCAGGAGACCTGGGGCCTGACGCCGGTGACAGCCGGCCTCATCGCGGCCTCATTTGCCTTCATTAACCTGGTGGCCCGTCCCATGGGCGGCCTGGTGTCTGACCGGATGGGCAACCGTCGTTTCGTGATGCTCGCCTACATGCTGGGGATCGCCATCGGGTTTGCTCTGATGGGGCTGCTCAACAGTGCCTGGCCGCTGATCATTGCCATTGCGATCACAATCGCCTGCTCGTTCTTCGTGCAGGGTGCCGAGGGCGCGACCTTTGGGATCATCCCCTCGATCAAGCGCCGGGTGACCGGCCAGGTCGCCGGCATGGCTGGCGCCTACGGCAACGTCGGCGCGGTGTTCTACCTCTTCATCTTCATGTTCGTGGACGCCTCGACCTTCTTCTTCATCATTTCGGCCGGTGCGCTGGCTTCATGGCTCATCTGCTACTTCTGGCTGAAGGAACCGGAGGGCGGCTTTGATGAAGAATATGTCCTCAGTTCGGTGGACGAGGCCATCGCCGCCCAGGCAGCCCGCAAGAAAGAAACCGAGGCCGAACTCGCGCTGATCTTTGCTGGGTCCGAGAGAGTCGCGTTGGCCGAGAAAGCCGACAGTCTGACGGTCACCGCTCGCTTCAGGGATCTCGACGATCTGAGGGCCGCGCTCTCGCGGCTGGGACCAAAATCCGGCGGCCAACCCGCTGAACCCGCCGAGTAG
- a CDS encoding antiporter: MARDLTGYAADDESFWTSTGKSIANRNLWISIPSLLCGFAVWLYWGIITVQMINLGYPFETSQLFTLTAIAGLSGATLRIPATFFIRIAGGRNTIFFTTALLMIPAIGTGIALQNPDTPLWQYQILALLSGIGGGNFAASMSNISFFFPKKVQGYALGMNAGLGNFGVTTMQIVIPLVMTFGLFGGESQTLVNTSGTLIGRIPAGTETYIQNAGFVWLLALIPLAFAGWLGMNNIRDEHVSPDIPNPFGAFGIIGFMYLIGLLCAGFGLWLMLPTAVGGSGFMISKWFVLPIVIVLTIALLRMIPGQIGKNLQRQYQIFRNKHTWAMTIIYVMTFGSFIGYSAAMGLTIKVVFGFQHLMVDGVLTHDTSNPNGPSALMFAWMGPFIGALIRPLGGIWADKAGGAKVTQIISVVMVICALALAWILQQAYSSATPETYFLPFLLIFLLLFAATGIGNGSTFRTIAIAFNKEQAGPVLGWTSAVAAYGAFLIPQIFGEQMSSGTPQYALYGFAAFYTLCIAINWWFYLRRNAYIQNP; this comes from the coding sequence ATGGCAAGAGACTTGACAGGATACGCAGCGGACGACGAGTCCTTCTGGACCTCGACCGGCAAGAGTATCGCGAACCGCAACCTGTGGATCTCGATCCCGTCGCTGTTGTGCGGGTTCGCCGTCTGGCTTTACTGGGGGATCATCACCGTTCAGATGATCAACCTGGGCTACCCTTTCGAAACCTCTCAACTCTTCACTTTGACCGCAATCGCCGGCTTGTCCGGCGCGACGCTCAGAATTCCCGCGACCTTCTTCATCCGGATCGCAGGTGGACGGAACACGATCTTCTTTACCACTGCGCTTCTGATGATCCCGGCCATCGGCACGGGGATTGCCCTACAGAACCCTGATACACCGCTCTGGCAGTATCAGATCCTGGCGCTTCTGTCTGGAATCGGGGGTGGCAACTTCGCCGCCTCGATGTCCAATATCTCCTTCTTCTTCCCGAAAAAGGTCCAAGGCTACGCGCTGGGTATGAATGCGGGTCTAGGGAACTTCGGGGTGACCACGATGCAAATCGTGATCCCGCTGGTGATGACCTTCGGACTGTTTGGTGGTGAAAGCCAGACGCTGGTCAACACGTCCGGCACTCTGATTGGACGCATCCCGGCCGGCACCGAAACCTACATCCAGAACGCCGGGTTCGTTTGGCTGCTGGCGCTGATCCCTCTGGCCTTCGCCGGTTGGCTTGGCATGAACAACATCCGCGACGAGCATGTCAGTCCTGATATTCCCAACCCCTTCGGAGCCTTCGGGATCATCGGTTTCATGTACCTGATCGGCTTGCTCTGTGCCGGCTTCGGCCTCTGGCTGATGCTGCCGACCGCGGTCGGCGGGTCCGGTTTCATGATCTCGAAATGGTTCGTCCTGCCCATCGTCATCGTGCTGACCATCGCGCTGCTGAGGATGATTCCCGGTCAGATCGGTAAAAATCTCCAGCGGCAATACCAGATCTTCCGCAACAAGCACACCTGGGCGATGACCATCATCTATGTCATGACTTTTGGCTCGTTCATCGGCTACTCAGCCGCAATGGGCCTGACTATCAAGGTCGTGTTCGGCTTCCAGCACCTGATGGTGGACGGCGTTCTGACCCATGACACGTCGAACCCGAATGGCCCTTCGGCGCTGATGTTCGCATGGATGGGCCCCTTCATCGGTGCGCTCATTCGTCCGCTCGGCGGTATCTGGGCGGACAAGGCCGGGGGCGCGAAGGTCACCCAGATCATTTCGGTCGTAATGGTGATCTGCGCCTTGGCGCTGGCCTGGATCCTGCAGCAGGCCTATTCGTCGGCGACGCCCGAAACCTACTTCCTGCCCTTCCTGCTGATCTTCCTGCTGCTGTTTGCGGCCACGGGAATCGGCAACGGATCGACTTTCCGGACCATTGCGATTGCCTTCAACAAGGAGCAGGCAGGGCCGGTTCTTGGCTGGACCAGTGCCGTGGCCGCCTATGGCGCTTTCCTTATCCCGCAGATCTTCGGGGAACAGATGAGTAGCGGAACGCCGCAATACGCGCTGTATGGCTTCGCGGCTTTCTACACGCTCTGTATCGCGATCAATTGGTGGTTCTATCTGCGCCGGAACGCGTACATCCAGAACCCCTGA
- a CDS encoding nitrate reductase subunit alpha, with translation MSHLLDRLNFLSRKTVGRFSDGHGMTTNEDRRWEDGYRKRWQHDKIVRSTHGANCTGSCSWKIYVKGGIVTWETQQTDYPRTRPELPNHEPRGCSRGASYSWYMYSGNRVKYPLVRSALMRLWRAARLNNSPVAAWGSIVEDPKKRHAYTSRRGLGGFVRAGWDEVNDIIAAANAYTAKTYGPDRVIGFSPIPAMSMVSYAAGSRYLSLMGGVCMSFYDWYCDLPPASPQTWGEQTDVPESADWYNSGFLILWGSNVPQTRTPDAHFYTEARYRGAKSVVVSPDYSEAAKFSDLWLNPKQGTDAALALAMGHVILREFHLDRQAEYFEDYCRRYTDMPLLVRLTQKDGHFVPERLLRASDFSDSMGQTNNPDWKTVAVDRTSGKLVVPLGSVGFRWGESGKWNLESRDAEGRDATLEMSLIEEGRHDHIVDVAFPYFGGRPHPHFDGSDHPEVLVRRLPAKAIQLADGEAMVTTVFDLFAGNYGLDRGFGGGNVATDFNADVPYTPAWAEKITGVPADHIITVAREFARNAEKTKGKSMVILGAGLNHWYHMDMNYRSIINLLVMCGCVGQSGGGWSHYVGQEKLRPQTGWLPLAFGLDWSRPPRQMNSTSFWYAHSDQWRYETLDVKDVLSPTAPEGPWDGTMNDYNIRAERMGWLPSAPQLETNPLELAAAADAAGKDVKAYVVDGLKDGSLRMSCEDPDNEKNWPRNLFVWRSNLLGSSGKGHEYFLKHLLGTSHGVLQEDLGAAGKAANKETVWHDKAPEGKLDLLVTLDFRMSTTCVYSDIVLPTATWYEKNDLNTSDMHPFIHPLTAAVDPVWESRTDWDIYKGLAKRFSEIAPEVLGVERDVVLTPILHDTPAELAQAKDVKDWKRGETEPVPGRTMPQITVVERDYPNLYKRFTALGPLMSSAGNGGKGISWNTEHEVELLGRLNGRVIEDGASQGLPRIDTDIDATEVILTLAPETNGEVAVKAWEALSKATGRDHTHLAKPKEDEKIRFRDVVAQPRKIISSPTWSGIESEKVCYNAGYTNVHELIPWRTLSGRQQLYQDHLWMRAFGEGLCVYRPPIDTKSVTAALQGDNDQPSVVLNFITPHQKWGIHSTYTDNLLMLTLSRGGPIVWMSEVDAAKAGIVDNDWVEAFNVNGALVARAVVSQRMKEGTLFMYHAQEKIVNMPGSQKTGQRGGIHNSVTRAVLKPTHMIGGYAQQSYGFNYYGTVGSNRDEFVIVRKMEKVDWLDGPAPVAMEAAE, from the coding sequence ATGAGTCATCTGCTTGATCGCCTGAACTTCCTGTCCCGCAAGACAGTTGGCCGTTTCTCCGACGGCCACGGAATGACCACCAACGAGGACCGTCGTTGGGAAGACGGCTACAGGAAGCGCTGGCAGCACGACAAGATCGTGCGTTCGACTCATGGCGCAAACTGCACCGGCTCCTGCTCGTGGAAGATTTACGTCAAGGGCGGCATCGTCACCTGGGAGACGCAGCAGACCGACTATCCGCGCACCCGGCCGGAGCTGCCTAACCACGAGCCGCGCGGCTGCTCCCGTGGCGCCAGCTATAGCTGGTACATGTATTCCGGCAACCGGGTGAAGTACCCGCTGGTGCGCTCCGCCCTTATGCGCCTGTGGCGTGCGGCGCGGCTGAACAACAGTCCGGTCGCGGCGTGGGGCTCCATCGTCGAGGACCCGAAGAAGCGCCATGCCTACACGTCGCGCCGCGGGCTGGGCGGCTTTGTTCGCGCCGGCTGGGATGAGGTCAACGACATCATCGCCGCCGCCAATGCCTATACCGCCAAGACCTATGGGCCGGACCGGGTCATCGGCTTTTCACCAATCCCCGCCATGTCCATGGTGTCCTATGCGGCTGGCTCCCGCTACCTGTCGCTCATGGGCGGCGTCTGCATGTCGTTCTACGACTGGTACTGCGACCTGCCACCGGCCAGCCCGCAGACCTGGGGCGAGCAGACGGACGTGCCGGAGAGCGCCGACTGGTACAACTCGGGATTCCTGATTCTGTGGGGCTCCAACGTGCCCCAGACGCGCACCCCCGACGCCCACTTTTATACCGAGGCGCGCTATCGCGGCGCCAAGAGCGTGGTGGTCAGCCCGGACTACTCGGAAGCAGCCAAGTTCTCCGACCTGTGGCTCAACCCCAAGCAGGGCACCGATGCCGCCCTGGCGCTGGCCATGGGGCATGTCATCCTGCGCGAGTTCCATCTCGACCGTCAGGCCGAGTATTTCGAGGACTATTGCCGGCGCTATACCGACATGCCGTTGCTCGTGCGCCTGACCCAGAAAGATGGGCACTTCGTGCCGGAACGCCTGCTGCGGGCTTCCGATTTCAGCGATAGCATGGGCCAGACCAATAACCCCGACTGGAAGACGGTCGCGGTTGACCGGACAAGCGGCAAACTGGTTGTGCCGCTGGGCTCAGTCGGCTTCCGCTGGGGCGAGAGCGGCAAGTGGAACCTGGAGTCGCGGGACGCCGAAGGACGTGACGCCACCCTGGAAATGAGTCTGATCGAGGAAGGCCGCCACGACCACATCGTTGACGTGGCCTTCCCCTATTTCGGCGGCCGGCCGCACCCGCATTTCGATGGCAGCGACCATCCGGAGGTGCTGGTCCGGCGCCTCCCCGCCAAGGCCATACAGCTGGCCGATGGCGAAGCCATGGTGACGACCGTGTTCGACCTCTTTGCTGGCAACTATGGGCTGGACCGCGGTTTCGGCGGCGGCAATGTAGCGACCGACTTCAACGCCGATGTGCCCTACACCCCGGCCTGGGCAGAGAAGATCACCGGCGTACCGGCCGATCACATCATTACCGTGGCGCGGGAGTTTGCGCGCAACGCGGAGAAGACCAAGGGAAAGTCCATGGTCATTCTCGGTGCCGGCCTGAATCACTGGTACCACATGGATATGAACTACCGGTCGATCATCAATCTTCTGGTCATGTGCGGGTGCGTCGGGCAGTCCGGCGGCGGCTGGTCACACTATGTGGGCCAGGAAAAGCTGCGACCGCAGACCGGCTGGCTGCCACTGGCCTTTGGTCTAGACTGGTCACGCCCGCCTCGGCAGATGAATTCCACGTCATTCTGGTACGCGCACAGTGACCAATGGCGCTACGAGACCCTCGATGTGAAGGACGTGCTGTCGCCGACGGCGCCGGAGGGCCCATGGGACGGCACCATGAACGACTACAACATCCGTGCCGAGCGCATGGGGTGGCTGCCGTCAGCGCCACAGCTAGAGACCAATCCACTGGAGCTGGCCGCAGCCGCCGACGCGGCGGGCAAGGACGTCAAGGCCTATGTGGTTGACGGGCTGAAGGACGGATCGCTGCGCATGTCATGCGAAGACCCCGACAACGAAAAGAACTGGCCACGCAACCTGTTCGTCTGGCGCTCCAACCTTCTGGGCTCATCCGGCAAGGGGCATGAGTACTTCCTCAAGCACCTTCTGGGCACCAGCCATGGTGTGCTGCAGGAAGACCTGGGCGCCGCCGGCAAGGCTGCCAACAAGGAAACGGTTTGGCATGACAAGGCGCCGGAAGGAAAACTGGACCTGCTGGTGACTCTGGATTTCCGTATGTCCACCACCTGCGTCTATTCCGACATCGTCCTGCCGACCGCCACCTGGTATGAGAAGAACGATCTCAACACCTCTGACATGCACCCGTTCATTCATCCGCTGACCGCAGCGGTTGATCCGGTGTGGGAGAGCCGCACCGACTGGGACATATACAAGGGCCTGGCCAAACGGTTCTCTGAGATCGCTCCGGAAGTTCTGGGGGTCGAACGGGATGTGGTCCTAACGCCAATTCTGCACGACACGCCGGCGGAACTGGCCCAGGCCAAGGACGTCAAGGACTGGAAACGCGGTGAAACCGAGCCGGTCCCCGGCCGCACCATGCCGCAGATTACTGTGGTCGAGCGCGACTACCCCAATCTCTACAAACGCTTTACGGCGCTTGGCCCGTTGATGAGCAGTGCCGGCAATGGCGGCAAGGGCATTAGCTGGAACACCGAGCATGAAGTGGAGTTGCTGGGCCGGCTGAACGGCCGGGTGATCGAGGACGGCGCATCCCAGGGATTACCTCGGATTGACACTGATATCGATGCGACGGAAGTCATTCTAACCCTGGCGCCGGAAACCAACGGCGAGGTGGCGGTGAAGGCGTGGGAGGCCCTGAGCAAGGCGACCGGCCGCGACCACACACACCTGGCAAAGCCCAAGGAAGACGAGAAAATCCGCTTCCGCGACGTGGTGGCGCAGCCGCGCAAAATCATCAGCTCGCCCACCTGGTCGGGCATTGAATCTGAAAAGGTCTGCTACAACGCTGGCTATACCAATGTGCATGAGCTGATCCCTTGGCGGACGCTGAGCGGCCGGCAACAGCTCTATCAGGATCACCTGTGGATGCGGGCCTTTGGCGAGGGACTGTGTGTCTATCGTCCGCCGATCGACACCAAGTCCGTCACCGCCGCTTTGCAGGGCGACAACGACCAGCCGAGCGTCGTCCTGAATTTCATCACACCGCATCAGAAGTGGGGCATCCACTCCACCTATACCGACAATCTGCTGATGCTGACCCTGTCACGTGGCGGACCCATCGTCTGGATGTCCGAAGTTGATGCAGCCAAGGCGGGCATTGTCGACAACGACTGGGTCGAAGCGTTCAACGTCAACGGTGCCCTGGTGGCGCGGGCGGTCGTGTCGCAGCGCATGAAGGAGGGAACTCTCTTCATGTATCACGCCCAGGAAAAGATCGTGAACATGCCGGGGTCACAGAAAACGGGACAGCGCGGCGGCATTCACAACTCCGTCACCCGGGCCGTCCTCAAGCCGACCCACATGATCGGTGGCTACGCACAACAGTCCTACGGCTTTAACTACTACGGCACGGTCGGGTCCAACCGCGATGAGTTTGTCATCGTCCGCAAGATGGAAAAGGTTGACTGGCTTGATGGGCCAGCCCCCGTCGCCATGGAGGCAGCAGAATGA